In Beggiatoa leptomitoformis, the genomic window TGTTTGGGAGTGAACCAAATAAAGACTTGCTTGTCGATTTTCTTAATGAGCTATTGCAGAAAAAGACAGGACAAATTATTGACTTGACTTATCTTCCTCCTGAACAACTTGGACGACACATCGATAATCGTAAAGCAATTTTTGATATTTATTGCGAAAACGAATACGGGGAAAGGTTTATCGTTGAATTACAAAAGGCGAAACAAAACTATTTTAAAGACCGTAGTATTTATTACTCTACGTTTCCGATTCAACAACAAGCTGAAAAAGGTCAATGGGATTTTAAATTAAACGCAATTTATACCGTTGGCATTTTAGATTTTGTCTTTGATGAGGATAAAGAAGACCAAGACGTTTTTCATCATGAAGTTAAATTGATAGACCAAAGTACCAAAAGAGTCTTTTATGACAAATTGACTTATATCTATTTAGAAATGCCTAAATTCACCAAAACTGAAAATGAATTAGAAACGCATTTTGACAAATGGCTATATATTTTACGGAATTTAGAAAATTTAACCAACCGCCCGAAAAAACTGCAAGAGAAGATATTCGGCAAGCTGTTTGAACAAGCAGAAATCGCAAATTATACCGACCAAGAATATGCAGAGTATGAGGAAAGTTTAAAAGTCTATCGGGATTTAAAAAATGTGATTGATACGGCTTTTGATGAGGGTAAAGCTGAGGGATTAGCTGAAGGACTGGCTGAAGGGGTTGAAAAAGGTAAAGCTGAGGGATTGGCTGAAGGTAAGGCGGTGGGATTAGCTGAGGGAATAGAAAAAGGTAAAGATGCAGCGATTCGTTTAACCGCATTGCAACT contains:
- a CDS encoding Rpn family recombination-promoting nuclease/putative transposase; the encoded protein is MRVKDKYINPFTDFGFKKLFGSEPNKDLLVDFLNELLQKKTGQIIDLTYLPPEQLGRHIDNRKAIFDIYCENEYGERFIVELQKAKQNYFKDRSIYYSTFPIQQQAEKGQWDFKLNAIYTVGILDFVFDEDKEDQDVFHHEVKLIDQSTKRVFYDKLTYIYLEMPKFTKTENELETHFDKWLYILRNLENLTNRPKKLQEKIFGKLFEQAEIANYTDQEYAEYEESLKVYRDLKNVIDTAFDEGKAEGLAEGLAEGVEKGKAEGLAEGKAVGLAEGIEKGKDAAIRLTALQLKQEGIPNEIIVKVTGLSIETVEKLS